The DNA region TAATAATGACAACGCTTCAGCAATTACAAAGCGATTATGGAATGATAGACTGCCGTGACCTAGGTTCACGAAAACTTGAACAACTGCGTGATGGGTTAAAGAAAGTCGTTTCAGCAGAGATAGCATCAGCTGAGAACGGTAAAGAATACATTGAATTGCTGAAGAAATTCAGAGAAGCTGTTGCGGAAAACGATAAGCTTCACGGTGATAACTATCCTCAGCTTCTCAACTCTCTTTTATCTGTTGGTGAAGATGGTCTTTATTCCAATAGTCTGCGTTTTATATTTGAACTGATACAGAATGTAGATGACTGTGATTATAATGACAGTGTTGATTGCAAGCTTGATATGAGGTTCGATTTTGAAAAAGACGAGATCATATTAACATATAACGAGGTTGGCTTTTCACCATTTAACGTGTTTGCCATTACGGGTATTGCAGAGGCAGCTAAGAATGTATCATCTGAAAAGAATCAGATCGGAGAAAAGGGTATTGGCTTTAAATCTGTATTCGGTGTTGCAAACAGAGTACGAATCAGAAGCGGTTGGTTCTCATTTGAACTGTTTAAAGAGAATTTTACGATACCGGTTCCGATTTATAATTCCTATGAATATTGTAACGGAACACAGATGACATTATATGTTCCTGGCAGAGCAAAACAGATTTATAAGGAAATAAAGGGTCAGTACTGTAAGAGAGATGCACTTTTCTCTCGTAATCCGTTGCTTTTTCTGAATAAGCTCACATCGCTGAAATTCTATTATGATGTGTTCAGAAGCATGGAGTTCCATGTATCACGTACAGAAAGTGATAACTCTGAACAGTTTAAGGTCGAAAAAGGTATTGAAATATCTGTTGATCTTCGGGATTACGATCAGGGTTCGGAAGTAAATGTAAAAGAAGAGATACACTGTACACGATACACGTCCTATATCAGGTTTTCTAAAGAAGCTTGCCGTGCCCGTTATGGTGACAAAACAAAAGTCGGACAGGAAAACGGAAAGGCTATGATTTTATGTGCGGTTATACCGGATGCCGATTTTATTTCGGAAGTCGGTAATGGTGCATTATATTCGTTTCTTCCAACTCAGCTTAAACTGACTGTGCCTATCGTATGCCATGTACCTTTTAAGCTCGATGCTTCCAGAGAGTTTGTTGATCCGCAGGAGAATAATCTATGGTTTCAGGAAGCAAGCAGATATTTGTCTGATCTTATGGATAAGGTTTTTCTTGATTATTCTCATACTGTTAAAGAAAACATTGTCAGGTATTTACCGGATAAAGGAAAAAGTCTGTTTGCTGTAAATAATGGTAAAGAGGAGTGCCTTACTGAACAAAAAAGTTTTAATGGTGCTCATTATCTTGAACTGCCAATTTTCTTTACAGTTGATAATGATTTCAAAAAAGCAGATGAGATTTTCTGCTTTAACAAAGATGAAGATATCAAAGAACCTGAAAAGGTATATCATCTTATGGGGTATCAGCGCTCATTATTTATCTCTCCTGTTTCGGTAAATAAGTTTGGAATAAGAATAGAGCGAAATGTCAGAGATGAATTATTCAAACGAGCATTCCAATTTGCAGATAAAACTTCTGATATTCTTGATTATCTCGATTCAGTAAACTATGAATATCCTGAACAGTTGATCAGGAAACTTGACCCTATTAAGATATCACAGGCACAGCTGCTAATCATCGTAAAACATCGGAAATTATCAAAGGTATTACGAATAATAATCTGTGAGGAAATTAAGAATAATAAACGATTCGGATTAGAAATAAATGATGCTGATGTGCATGATATCTCGGAATTTCTTGATGATGAATTTGAGATGAGTGATATTCCGAAGGTTGTCAGAAAATATATGGAGTATTGCCATCAAAAGTGTGTATGCATTGATGAACCTGATGATATTTATCTTCCTTGCTACAATGCAATCTTGATTTCTTCAATAAATCCATTACCATCATTTTTATCATTCTGTCGGGATATAGATCCGAATGATCCTTTTACAACGCGCATAACCTGGCGTGAAAAAACAAATGAACTAAATAAATATGTAGAAGATTCCACAATATCTGAGGAAGAATACATGCGAGTTCTTCGACAGATAAGAATATCTATTCGTGATTCTCTTGGAAAAGAAGGTTATAAAAGTTATCTTGAGATCATTTTGAAATCCGGAACTGATAGAGGACGATTTATTCAGGAGCTTCTTCAGAATGCTGATGACTGTTATTATGGAAACGAGGTTGTACCAACTTTTTCATTATCGCTGGAGGATAAGACTATTATCACTGAGTACAACGAAACTGGTTTTACAAGAGCCAATATCCGTTCTATTACTGCGATTGGTGAATCAACAAAAAATAAGCTGTTGTCACATCACAACCAATCAATCGGAGAAAAAGGTGTTGGTTTCAAAACAATATTTGCTATTGCATCAAAGGTTACTATTCATAGCGGTAATTATCATTTTTCTTTGAGTGATAAAGAGCCTACGATTCCAAGAGTATCGAACGATGCCGAAGAAGCGGTGGCAGGAACAAGAATGGAAATTGAGCTGAAAGGCAATGAAATAACACCAACTTACAAAGAAAAAGAACTATTAGAACTATGCCTAAGCTTACGTAATTTGAAAAAATTAACAATAGGAAAAATAGTAGTAACAATAAACGATACCGAAGATAAGAGAACGATCACAATAGGAAATCGTGAATATTCATTCAAACGTTTTTATCATGCCTTTACTATAACTGATGAAGGAGCATTGGAAGAACGGAAAAACGGCAGTCGTGATATATCGGAAGAACAGCAAATCGTATGCTATGTACCAGAATTTTCGCCTGAGAAAAACTATGATTTTCCATTATATTGTGGTCTTCCGACAAAGCATAAGATAAGAGTTCCAATTGCTATCGATGCTCCGTTTTCTCTTACGACGTCACGAGAAGAGATTGAAACAGAGGGCTCAAAATGGAATGATATTATTCGCAATGAATTATATGTTGCTTTAATAAATGTGATTGACTTCCTAAAAACAGAGGAAAGGTCAAAGGTTTTCAGATTTCTTAGATTCGTACCAAGATTTCAGGGAACAGTTCGTGTTTATTCTAATGAAACATTTGATAACAAGTATTTAAATGGATATGATTTAGTATCACAGCTTCGCACTAAAGAGATACTTCCAACATACAACAGTGAGATATTTGCAATACCAATTAAACATAAAGCGTATCGTTTTCCGGAGCCAGCTGTTTATATCTTTAACAAACTGATGAATTCAAATTATGAAGGAATTGATACTTCCTCTGTTATTGATGTAAGCTCAGGCGATTATGATTCGGTTTTAAATGCCTTTGCGTGTGAAACTGCTGATTGTTCTATTGTTCTTCCTATTATCTACAGATATTCGGAACAGTTCATCAAAGATGAAAGTTTTAGAAACGCTTTGTATGAATATCTTGGTGAAGTTCCGGATGAGTATACTGGAAAAATAAAAACTCTGAAAATAATTCCAGTTTATAGTTCGGAAAACGATTCTACAATGTATATATCCTGGAGAGATGACAGCATTTTTGTAAAACCTAATTCGACAAGATCCGGAGATAATTATTATGTTTTAAACGAAAAAGTACTTACCAAATCAATTTGCGAACATATCTATAAAGCTAACATAAATGAAATGGACATTAAATGGGAGCGTAACAGATATAACAACCAGTTAGAGGAAATGCTGGGCAACCAAACTGATATTTCATCAATTTATAACTTCTTAATAAAGGAATATCGTTCAGGAAAGCTTTTGAAAAATGATTCGTTTAAGATATTATCAGCTTACAGGATCCCGCTCAAGAATCAATGCGGTGAAATTACTCGTGAAAATCTGTTTGTTTGTGATAAGTCAGGATACTTTAATACTGATATGGTCAAGAGTATAACAGTTCATGATGAATGCAGGGGATTGGCCAAGGATATTGAAACCAAGTCGTTAAGCGATATTCATTATGAAGATTTCTACTATGATGATGAATTAACAGCAGATGAGGTTGAGGAACTTCTTGATGAGCCGAATCATTACTTTGTTTATTATGAGGAACTCTTACGTGGTTTTTATCGTGATGGATTATTATCTGATGAACTGTTACAAGAATATGGGCTAGACTATCTTTCTATAGGTAGTACTAATGAGTACGATTATGATTCTGATTATGAGTTTCCATCGGAAGCTGTTGGGAATATGAAGCATATGACGGATCATATTCGGAAACTATGGAATGATCCTATAAAGATAATTTCTGTTAAAGTGGAAAGGACAGTAAGAAAGGGTCAGAATAAAAACGGCAGTACCTTCGATCTTAATATTAATGATTCTCGTGAAGGAGCATTGAAGATTTATTCTCCGGAAGAGAGACATGATCTTTGCTTTTGTCAGATGTGCCTTAAAGTAAAGCCAAAGCCGCTTATTGAAGTAAATAACATTGAATTATTACCTGATTACTATTTTCCACAACTAAGAATTGCACTTTGTTTGGAATGTAGTAAGAGATTTGAAGCACTTAGGCAGAATAATTCGATAAGGAATGCATTTATTCAAAGCATTATAGATTGTGATGTATATAACGAAGGCAATGTTGAAATTCCTATTGGCAGTGAGGGTGTCATTACCTTTACGGCGAAACATCTTGCAGAAATTCAGGAAATACTGAAACAGAAGCCTAACATTAAAGGGTAATAGCAAAGAAGCGTGACTATTACGTAACATTTCTTTACAAGTATAAATGGTAATGTGCATACTATCTGTATGCTTGTTTTGTAAATTGTGTATATAGTCATACGCTTGATTTGGTGATATAATGTTATTATATATTTTTCGAAAATAAAGCTGAATCTAATGTTTGGATATATGGATATAAGGCTGCGTTTAAGAAAATGTTATATGATTCTAAATAATTTTCGTTATGATTCTGTCGAATCAAGAATTATGTATTTTGACGCTCTAATTTTGTAATATTAAGGGGGAATAAGCTTGAATAAACAACAGCTTGCAAACAAAATTTGGGAATCGGCTAATAAAATGCGTTCTAAGATTGAGGCCAATGAATATAAGGACTACATTCTCGGCTTTATATTCTACAAATTCCTTTCTGATAAAGAGGTAGAATATCTTAAAAGAAATGGCTGGAGCACTGAAGAACTTCCCGAACTGGTAGAGGATGATACAGAAACTGTAGATCAGTGTAAAGGCAGCATTGGATACTTTATCGCTTATGAAAATCTCTTTTCAACATGGTTAAGTATGGGTAAGAGCTTTGATGTATCAAATGTTACTGATGCACTTTCTGCTTTCAGTCGCCTTATTGGAGACAATTATAAAAAAGTATTTGACAAGATTTTTGATACATTGCAGACTGGTCTTTCAAAACTTGGCGAAACAAGTGGCGCGAGAACCAAAGCTATCAGTGATTTGCTGACGCTTATAAAAGACATCCCTATGGATCAGAAACAGGGATATGATGTTCTGGGTTTCATTTATGAGTATCTTATTTCTAACTTTGCTGCTAATGCAGGTAAAAAGGCAGGAGAGTTCTATACTCCTCATGAAGTATCTCTACTTATGTCCGAAATTGTCGCTAATCACCTTAAAGAAAGAGATACAATCGCTATTTACGATCCAACATCAGGTTCGGGTTCTCTTTTGATCAACATAGGCAGAAGTGCCGCTAAGTTTATGGATAGCAACAGGATTCAGTATTATGCGCAGGAACTCAAAGAGAATACCTATAATCTTACAAGAATGAACCTTGTTATGCGTGGCATTGAGCCTTCAAATATCTTTACAAGAAACGCAGATACGCTTGAAGATGACTGGCCGATTGATACAGAAAGTTATCCTCCTGTGCTTCGCGTTGATGCGGTTGTATCCAATCCGCCATATTCTCAGCAATGGAATCCTGACGGAAAGGAATCAGAAAGTCGTTATGCTGGATATGGTCTTGCACCTAAAAGCAAAGCTGATTATGCTTTTCTTCTTCATGACCTTTATCACATTAAACCAGATGGTATCATGACTATCGTACTTCCTCACGGTGTATTATTCCGTGGTGGTGAAGAAGGTGAGATAAGAAAGAATCTCATTGAAAGAAATAACATTGATGCAATTATAGGACTTCCTGCAAACATCTTCTTTG from Ruminococcus albus AD2013 includes:
- a CDS encoding sacsin N-terminal ATP-binding-like domain-containing protein, producing the protein MTTLQQLQSDYGMIDCRDLGSRKLEQLRDGLKKVVSAEIASAENGKEYIELLKKFREAVAENDKLHGDNYPQLLNSLLSVGEDGLYSNSLRFIFELIQNVDDCDYNDSVDCKLDMRFDFEKDEIILTYNEVGFSPFNVFAITGIAEAAKNVSSEKNQIGEKGIGFKSVFGVANRVRIRSGWFSFELFKENFTIPVPIYNSYEYCNGTQMTLYVPGRAKQIYKEIKGQYCKRDALFSRNPLLFLNKLTSLKFYYDVFRSMEFHVSRTESDNSEQFKVEKGIEISVDLRDYDQGSEVNVKEEIHCTRYTSYIRFSKEACRARYGDKTKVGQENGKAMILCAVIPDADFISEVGNGALYSFLPTQLKLTVPIVCHVPFKLDASREFVDPQENNLWFQEASRYLSDLMDKVFLDYSHTVKENIVRYLPDKGKSLFAVNNGKEECLTEQKSFNGAHYLELPIFFTVDNDFKKADEIFCFNKDEDIKEPEKVYHLMGYQRSLFISPVSVNKFGIRIERNVRDELFKRAFQFADKTSDILDYLDSVNYEYPEQLIRKLDPIKISQAQLLIIVKHRKLSKVLRIIICEEIKNNKRFGLEINDADVHDISEFLDDEFEMSDIPKVVRKYMEYCHQKCVCIDEPDDIYLPCYNAILISSINPLPSFLSFCRDIDPNDPFTTRITWREKTNELNKYVEDSTISEEEYMRVLRQIRISIRDSLGKEGYKSYLEIILKSGTDRGRFIQELLQNADDCYYGNEVVPTFSLSLEDKTIITEYNETGFTRANIRSITAIGESTKNKLLSHHNQSIGEKGVGFKTIFAIASKVTIHSGNYHFSLSDKEPTIPRVSNDAEEAVAGTRMEIELKGNEITPTYKEKELLELCLSLRNLKKLTIGKIVVTINDTEDKRTITIGNREYSFKRFYHAFTITDEGALEERKNGSRDISEEQQIVCYVPEFSPEKNYDFPLYCGLPTKHKIRVPIAIDAPFSLTTSREEIETEGSKWNDIIRNELYVALINVIDFLKTEERSKVFRFLRFVPRFQGTVRVYSNETFDNKYLNGYDLVSQLRTKEILPTYNSEIFAIPIKHKAYRFPEPAVYIFNKLMNSNYEGIDTSSVIDVSSGDYDSVLNAFACETADCSIVLPIIYRYSEQFIKDESFRNALYEYLGEVPDEYTGKIKTLKIIPVYSSENDSTMYISWRDDSIFVKPNSTRSGDNYYVLNEKVLTKSICEHIYKANINEMDIKWERNRYNNQLEEMLGNQTDISSIYNFLIKEYRSGKLLKNDSFKILSAYRIPLKNQCGEITRENLFVCDKSGYFNTDMVKSITVHDECRGLAKDIETKSLSDIHYEDFYYDDELTADEVEELLDEPNHYFVYYEELLRGFYRDGLLSDELLQEYGLDYLSIGSTNEYDYDSDYEFPSEAVGNMKHMTDHIRKLWNDPIKIISVKVERTVRKGQNKNGSTFDLNINDSREGALKIYSPEERHDLCFCQMCLKVKPKPLIEVNNIELLPDYYFPQLRIALCLECSKRFEALRQNNSIRNAFIQSIIDCDVYNEGNVEIPIGSEGVITFTAKHLAEIQEILKQKPNIKG